Proteins encoded within one genomic window of Paenarthrobacter sp. JL.01a:
- the hpf gene encoding ribosome hibernation-promoting factor, HPF/YfiA family has translation MEFMISGRNLTVSDRFREYAGEKISKIESLGDKVQRVDAKVSKETNPRQTPGELTVEVTVLGRGPVIRAEATAADKFAAFDLAYNKLLERLRRAKDRKKVHHGRHTPKAVREATATLEPASTNEPLYVEAGNHQEANGQAEERSPYEIENDIPAGDSPVLIRRKVFPAASLTLDDAVDNMELVGHNFYLFLDKETNAPSVVYRRSGWTYGVISLDSTCEPGEEAVEEKIIAYRSDDQAANAK, from the coding sequence ATGGAGTTCATGATCAGCGGACGAAATCTGACTGTTTCAGACCGCTTTCGCGAATATGCCGGCGAGAAAATCTCAAAGATTGAATCGCTGGGGGACAAGGTCCAGCGGGTAGACGCCAAGGTTTCGAAGGAAACCAACCCCCGGCAAACGCCGGGCGAGCTCACCGTCGAAGTAACTGTCCTGGGCCGTGGCCCCGTTATCCGTGCCGAGGCTACGGCCGCTGATAAATTCGCTGCCTTCGATCTTGCGTACAACAAGTTGCTCGAGCGGCTTCGTCGCGCGAAGGACCGGAAGAAGGTGCACCACGGCCGCCACACACCCAAGGCGGTGCGGGAAGCTACGGCAACCCTTGAACCTGCAAGCACCAATGAGCCGCTTTATGTCGAGGCCGGCAACCACCAGGAAGCCAACGGGCAAGCGGAAGAACGTTCGCCCTATGAGATCGAAAACGACATCCCGGCCGGAGATTCACCGGTCCTGATCCGTCGCAAGGTATTTCCCGCTGCATCCCTGACACTGGATGACGCCGTGGACAACATGGAACTGGTGGGACACAACTTCTACTTGTTCCTGGACAAGGAAACCAACGCACCGTCGGTCGTTTACCGACGCAGCGGTTGGACTTATGGTGTGATCAGCCTCGATTCCACGTGTGAGCCTGGCGAAGAAGCCGTCGAGGAAAAGATCATCGCCTATCGCTCCGACGATCAGGCCGCCAACGCCAAGTAA
- a CDS encoding winged helix-turn-helix domain-containing protein: MTASLSLSQARRIALAAQGLAKVRPTGPVTPRAVGRTFDRLQLVQIDSVNVLARSHFLPFFSRLGNYDPGILSAMAGRKPRRMMEYWAHEASFIRPQHFPDLLLWQKRAWVGAHRLDPGIRRDMEDRILSALAVGPPMTAAELTAKLGHVPTAERENWGWNWNIVKRVLEHLFEEGRVSAASRTPQFERKYTLTSRVLASGTVAATDTGEALDRLIDAAAQAHGIGTVRCFSDYFRTPVKAGAESIRRLVDAGVLEPVSVRGWDREIFRHVSAKLPRKAEGRALLSPFDSLVFERRRLEELFGFHYRIEIYTPAAKRRFGYYVLPFLLGERIVARVDLKADRATGQLLVRSAYGEPDAPADTAVELAAELGLMATWLGLHEVVVWPAGDLAGDLAAAVRGQTGPPVAEPQNAGPLRGEPGHAAWVSPVD, encoded by the coding sequence ATGACCGCTTCGCTGAGCCTGTCGCAGGCACGGCGGATCGCATTGGCAGCTCAAGGATTGGCCAAAGTCCGGCCCACCGGCCCCGTGACACCACGGGCGGTGGGCCGGACTTTTGACCGATTGCAGCTTGTCCAGATCGATTCTGTAAATGTCCTGGCACGAAGCCACTTTCTTCCCTTCTTTTCCCGGCTGGGAAACTACGATCCCGGCATACTTTCCGCCATGGCCGGAAGGAAGCCCCGCAGAATGATGGAGTACTGGGCGCACGAAGCAAGCTTCATCCGCCCACAGCACTTCCCCGATCTGCTCTTGTGGCAGAAGCGCGCGTGGGTTGGGGCACATCGCCTGGATCCCGGAATCCGCCGAGACATGGAGGACCGGATACTCTCGGCATTGGCGGTTGGCCCTCCCATGACGGCAGCGGAACTCACCGCGAAGCTGGGGCATGTCCCTACGGCAGAGCGGGAGAACTGGGGCTGGAATTGGAACATCGTCAAGAGGGTCCTGGAACACCTGTTTGAAGAAGGCCGGGTTTCGGCTGCTTCGCGAACACCGCAGTTCGAACGCAAATACACCCTCACCTCAAGGGTTCTCGCTAGCGGCACTGTGGCTGCCACCGACACCGGGGAAGCCCTTGATCGACTCATCGACGCGGCCGCCCAGGCCCACGGCATCGGCACGGTCCGGTGTTTTTCCGACTATTTCCGGACGCCGGTCAAGGCCGGAGCGGAGTCTATCCGAAGGCTCGTGGATGCCGGCGTCCTGGAACCGGTGTCCGTTCGGGGGTGGGACCGGGAGATTTTCAGGCATGTCAGCGCAAAGCTTCCCCGGAAGGCCGAAGGGCGGGCGCTCCTGAGCCCTTTTGACTCCCTCGTGTTTGAGCGGCGGCGTCTTGAGGAGCTTTTCGGGTTCCACTACAGGATCGAAATTTACACACCTGCTGCCAAACGCCGTTTCGGTTATTACGTGCTGCCATTCCTGCTGGGGGAGCGCATCGTGGCCAGGGTCGACTTGAAGGCTGACCGCGCAACCGGCCAGTTGCTGGTGCGCTCTGCGTACGGCGAGCCGGACGCCCCGGCAGATACCGCCGTCGAGCTGGCAGCTGAACTTGGGCTTATGGCGACCTGGCTTGGCCTGCACGAGGTGGTGGTATGGCCGGCAGGGGATCTTGCCGGCGATCTTGCGGCGGCTGTCAGGGGACAAACCGGCCCTCCCGTGGCGGAACCGCAAAACGCCGGTCCGCTCAGAGGTGAACCCGGACACGCCGCCTGGGTCTCTCCCGTAGACTGA